A single window of Streptomyces aquilus DNA harbors:
- a CDS encoding LVIVD repeat-containing protein, producing the protein MILKDPRTRHRRLGVVAAATGLLAALLTAVPAAATPDPGDGTAASGKEVSQSTEAQVRSAIADGEIPGQDEVVHSDNIEHLTNIPKDALAGTNSDLAFQGRYAFAGNYDGFRIFDISNPKAPKTVAQVLCPGSQNDISVSGNLLFLSTDSSRSDSSCNSTTQPVTEKSSWEGMKVFDISDKTNPKYVAAVETACGSHTHTLVPERKNVYIYVSSYSPNAAYPDCQPPHDGISVIKVPRNAPEKAAVVGFPVLFPGEGPDGGGNPGSPTNPGVSKTTGCHDITVLPSKDLAAGACMGDGILFSIADPEHPKVIDQVQDNVNFAFWHSATFNQKANKVVFTDELGGGGAATCNATVGPNRGADGIYDIVGKGDKRKLVFRSYFKIPRHQADTENCVAHNGSLIPVKGKDIMVQAWYQGGVSVWEFTDSSKPKEIGYFERGPLTTDTLRVGGSWSAYYYNGYIYSNDIAKGFDVLKLSDRRTDPAKWVRLKELNTQTQPDYFD; encoded by the coding sequence GTGATCCTGAAAGATCCCCGAACCCGACACAGACGCCTGGGAGTTGTCGCCGCCGCGACCGGACTCCTCGCGGCCCTGCTGACAGCCGTCCCGGCCGCGGCCACGCCCGATCCCGGGGACGGCACGGCGGCTTCCGGCAAGGAGGTGTCGCAGAGCACCGAGGCGCAGGTGCGGTCGGCGATAGCCGACGGCGAGATACCCGGCCAGGACGAGGTCGTCCACTCCGACAACATCGAGCACCTGACCAACATCCCCAAGGACGCGCTGGCCGGCACCAATTCGGACCTCGCCTTCCAGGGCAGGTACGCCTTCGCCGGCAACTACGACGGGTTCCGCATCTTCGACATCAGCAACCCGAAGGCACCCAAGACGGTCGCCCAGGTGCTGTGCCCCGGCTCGCAGAACGACATCTCCGTCTCCGGCAACCTGCTGTTCCTGTCGACCGACTCCTCGCGCAGCGACAGCAGTTGCAACAGCACCACGCAGCCGGTGACCGAGAAGTCCTCCTGGGAGGGCATGAAGGTCTTCGACATCAGCGACAAGACCAACCCCAAGTACGTCGCCGCCGTCGAGACCGCCTGCGGCTCGCACACCCACACGCTGGTGCCCGAGCGCAAGAACGTCTACATCTACGTCTCCTCGTACTCGCCGAACGCCGCCTACCCCGACTGCCAGCCCCCGCACGACGGCATCTCGGTCATCAAGGTGCCGCGCAACGCCCCCGAGAAGGCGGCGGTCGTGGGCTTCCCGGTGCTGTTCCCGGGTGAGGGCCCGGACGGCGGCGGCAACCCGGGCTCGCCCACCAACCCGGGTGTCTCCAAGACCACCGGCTGCCACGACATCACGGTGCTGCCCTCGAAGGACCTCGCCGCGGGGGCGTGCATGGGTGACGGCATCCTGTTCTCCATCGCCGACCCGGAGCACCCGAAGGTCATCGACCAGGTGCAGGACAACGTGAACTTCGCGTTCTGGCACTCGGCGACCTTCAACCAGAAGGCCAACAAGGTCGTCTTCACCGACGAGTTGGGCGGCGGCGGTGCCGCCACCTGCAACGCGACGGTCGGCCCGAACCGGGGTGCCGACGGTATCTACGACATCGTCGGCAAGGGCGACAAGCGCAAGCTCGTCTTCCGCAGCTACTTCAAGATCCCGCGCCACCAGGCCGACACCGAGAACTGTGTGGCCCACAACGGCTCGCTGATCCCGGTCAAGGGCAAGGACATCATGGTCCAGGCCTGGTACCAGGGCGGTGTCTCCGTCTGGGAGTTCACCGACTCCTCGAAGCCCAAGGAGATCGGCTACTTCGAGCGTGGCCCGCTGACCACCGACACGCTCAGGGTCGGCGGTTCCTGGTCGGCGTACTACTACAACGGCTACATCTACTCGAACGACATCGCCAAGGGCTTCGACGTCCTGAAGCTGAGCGACCGACGGACCGACCCCGCCAAGTGGGTCCGGCTGAAGGAGCTCAACACCCAGACGCAGCCCGACTACTTCGACTGA
- a CDS encoding DUF5134 domain-containing protein: MHGPASPGWLLVALCAATGAYCLLRMRSDVEEQRRAAGGEALMGFGMAAMAVPAAVFTPPSWAWAAYATVFGAAAIRALWAARTSAHHLHHLVGASAMVYMAVVMAASPGHHGGGSGIPALTGALLLYFMGYVLLSGVRLVPVTAGGGTVAWGDRPEVARACRLSMGIAMVAMLATL, encoded by the coding sequence GTGCACGGACCGGCTTCGCCCGGCTGGCTGCTGGTCGCGCTGTGTGCGGCGACCGGGGCCTACTGCCTGCTGCGGATGCGCAGCGACGTCGAGGAGCAGCGCCGCGCGGCGGGCGGCGAGGCGCTCATGGGCTTCGGCATGGCCGCGATGGCCGTCCCGGCCGCGGTGTTCACCCCGCCGTCCTGGGCCTGGGCGGCGTACGCGACGGTGTTCGGTGCGGCCGCCATACGGGCCCTGTGGGCGGCGCGGACCAGTGCCCACCATCTGCATCACCTGGTGGGGGCGTCGGCGATGGTCTACATGGCGGTCGTGATGGCGGCGTCGCCCGGACATCACGGCGGCGGCTCCGGGATTCCCGCGCTGACGGGGGCCCTGCTCCTCTACTTCATGGGCTATGTGCTGCTCTCCGGTGTGCGGCTGGTGCCCGTCACGGCCGGGGGCGGAACCGTCGCGTGGGGCGACCGGCCCGAAGTGGCGCGGGCGTGCCGGTTGTCGATGGGGATCGCGATGGTGGCGATGCTGGCGACGCTCTGA
- a CDS encoding DUF305 domain-containing protein: MLIRRASLATVTVLVLLGLGACDSDSDAKSAAATGPSVLAPGEPGEANRTLSAEEAADQRAEDDSPNSADVSYARMMIVHHTQALEMTELAPDHAESTKVKKLAERIAAAQGPEIEAMESWLTSYGKDPKGGAHDHASMPGMATEAQLKKLKAAKGKAFDQLFLTLMITHHEGALTMATDVKGQGNNIRIEEMADDVVAQQTSEISRMRDML; encoded by the coding sequence GTGCTCATCCGCCGCGCGTCCCTCGCCACGGTGACCGTTCTGGTGCTGCTCGGCCTCGGGGCCTGCGACTCCGACTCGGATGCCAAGTCGGCGGCGGCGACCGGCCCTTCGGTGCTCGCACCCGGCGAGCCCGGCGAGGCGAACCGCACCCTGTCCGCCGAGGAGGCCGCCGACCAGCGCGCCGAGGACGACTCCCCCAACTCGGCGGACGTCTCGTACGCGCGGATGATGATCGTGCACCACACCCAGGCCCTGGAGATGACCGAACTCGCCCCGGATCACGCCGAATCCACCAAGGTAAAGAAGCTCGCCGAGCGCATCGCGGCGGCCCAGGGGCCGGAGATCGAGGCCATGGAGAGCTGGCTGACGTCGTACGGCAAGGACCCGAAGGGCGGGGCGCACGACCACGCCTCGATGCCGGGCATGGCCACCGAGGCGCAGCTGAAGAAGCTGAAGGCGGCCAAGGGGAAGGCCTTCGACCAGCTCTTCCTCACCCTGATGATCACGCATCACGAAGGGGCGCTCACCATGGCCACGGACGTGAAGGGGCAGGGCAACAACATCCGTATCGAGGAGATGGCCGACGACGTGGTCGCCCAGCAGACGAGCGAGATCTCCCGGATGCGGGACATGCTGTGA
- a CDS encoding FUSC family protein, with amino-acid sequence MSSAQPAPAPSRLRRLPLAGVLRLGRPSDIWFKPALSVVAAVAPPNLTLLALGRLDLAMYTMAGSLCALYAHNRPYAARARALAWVVLGMVGGLAVSLTAASLTTDAAVLVAVGALLAAVQKVLCDATRVGPPGNVVLTFITSASLFAPQTLAQVPGHLALALAAGAWAWIIGMAPGLVRPHGPERRATAHALNATAGYVEQDGPRTRAAAAAAIQAAWQSLLSAGARTPTRRALDRLVVRAEVALAAPADTDPRRLRAWARDLRGNGPVPAVADHGELLGVDAELAVPATPLWRRLGPLTPLAVRTAVGCALAGYASLALGVGRPYWALVTAASLYQANLTLTWSRGVQRVVGNLAGVLLFAAVVPLAHLGPAALVLVCIAFNFGAEALIGRNYWLGSVCVTPMALLITEFAGFQEPGRLITERVVDTFVGALVGFGAAIVVTNRRAGSRVERTLTAVERAREHVARLLAEPHPDPRALESARRALAAHLVELRAAADAAAGEWWQGALPQERVVHAEQAGHRTLAATVRHQEVRRNATTEGIRP; translated from the coding sequence ATGAGCAGTGCCCAGCCCGCCCCCGCCCCGTCACGCCTCCGGCGCCTCCCGCTGGCCGGCGTCCTCCGTCTCGGCCGCCCCTCGGACATCTGGTTCAAGCCCGCCCTGAGCGTGGTCGCCGCGGTCGCCCCGCCGAACCTCACCCTGCTCGCCCTCGGCCGCCTCGACCTGGCGATGTACACCATGGCCGGTTCCCTGTGCGCGCTGTACGCCCACAACCGCCCCTACGCCGCCCGGGCCCGCGCCCTGGCCTGGGTCGTGCTCGGCATGGTCGGCGGCCTCGCCGTCTCGCTCACCGCCGCCTCGCTCACCACCGACGCCGCCGTCCTGGTCGCCGTCGGCGCCCTGCTGGCCGCCGTGCAGAAGGTGCTGTGCGACGCGACCCGGGTCGGCCCGCCCGGCAACGTGGTCCTCACCTTCATCACCTCGGCCTCCCTGTTCGCCCCGCAGACCCTCGCCCAGGTCCCCGGCCACCTCGCCCTCGCCCTCGCGGCGGGCGCCTGGGCCTGGATCATCGGCATGGCCCCCGGACTGGTCCGGCCGCACGGCCCGGAGCGACGGGCCACCGCCCACGCCCTGAACGCCACGGCCGGCTACGTCGAGCAGGACGGCCCCCGGACCAGGGCCGCCGCGGCCGCCGCGATCCAGGCCGCCTGGCAGTCCCTGCTGTCCGCCGGCGCCCGCACCCCGACCCGCCGTGCCCTGGACCGGCTGGTCGTCCGCGCCGAGGTCGCCCTGGCGGCCCCCGCCGACACCGACCCGCGACGCCTGCGCGCCTGGGCTCGCGACCTGCGCGGCAACGGACCGGTCCCAGCCGTCGCGGACCACGGCGAACTCCTCGGCGTCGACGCCGAACTCGCCGTCCCCGCAACCCCGTTGTGGCGCAGGCTCGGCCCGCTGACCCCGCTCGCCGTGCGCACCGCCGTCGGCTGCGCCCTCGCCGGATACGCCTCCCTCGCGCTCGGCGTCGGCCGCCCGTACTGGGCCCTGGTCACCGCCGCCTCGCTCTACCAGGCCAACCTCACCCTCACCTGGAGCCGCGGCGTCCAGCGCGTCGTCGGCAACCTCGCCGGCGTCCTCCTCTTCGCCGCCGTCGTCCCGCTCGCCCACCTCGGCCCGGCCGCCCTCGTCCTGGTCTGCATCGCCTTCAACTTCGGCGCCGAAGCCCTCATCGGCCGCAACTACTGGCTCGGCAGCGTCTGCGTCACCCCGATGGCGCTGCTCATCACCGAGTTCGCCGGCTTCCAGGAGCCCGGGCGGCTGATCACCGAGCGGGTCGTGGACACCTTCGTCGGGGCCCTCGTCGGCTTCGGCGCCGCGATCGTCGTCACCAACCGCCGCGCGGGCAGCCGCGTCGAGCGGACGCTGACCGCCGTGGAGCGCGCCCGCGAACACGTCGCCCGCCTCCTGGCCGAGCCGCACCCGGACCCCCGCGCCCTGGAGTCCGCCCGCCGCGCCCTCGCCGCCCACCTCGTGGAGTTGCGGGCCGCCGCCGACGCCGCGGCCGGCGAGTGGTGGCAGGGCGCGCTGCCCCAGGAGCGGGTCGTGCACGCCGAGCAGGCCGGACACCGTACGCTCGCCGCGACGGTACGGCACCAGGAGGTGCGCCGGAACGCGACGACGGAGGGCATACGGCCATGA
- a CDS encoding HAD family hydrolase produces the protein MIAVLFDFSGTLFRIESAESWLRGALAEAGIVLPEPEVVETARALAVAGALPGGTNPVRVPEEMAGAWATRDESAELHRAVYTGLSRQVALPDPALHDLLYDRHMSPAAWQPYPDAGKVLRALRERGIAIGVVSNIGWDLRPVFREHGLDPYIDAYALSYEHGVQKPDTRLFAAACAHLGAEPRRTLMVGDDRRADGGAAALGCAVHFVDHLPVTERPDGLLPVLDLVDEGGKTSASG, from the coding sequence ATGATCGCTGTGCTGTTCGACTTCTCCGGGACCCTCTTCCGTATCGAGTCCGCCGAGTCCTGGCTGCGGGGCGCGCTCGCCGAGGCCGGGATCGTGCTGCCCGAGCCGGAGGTCGTCGAGACCGCGCGGGCACTGGCGGTGGCGGGGGCGCTGCCGGGTGGCACGAACCCCGTACGGGTGCCCGAGGAGATGGCCGGGGCGTGGGCGACGCGCGACGAGAGCGCCGAACTGCACCGTGCCGTGTACACCGGGCTGTCGCGCCAGGTGGCGCTGCCGGACCCGGCGCTGCACGACCTGCTCTACGACCGCCACATGTCCCCGGCCGCCTGGCAGCCCTACCCCGACGCCGGCAAGGTGCTGCGGGCACTGCGCGAGCGCGGCATCGCCATCGGGGTCGTCAGCAACATCGGCTGGGATCTGCGGCCGGTGTTCCGGGAGCACGGACTCGACCCGTACATCGACGCCTACGCGCTGTCCTACGAGCACGGCGTCCAGAAGCCCGACACCCGGCTGTTCGCCGCCGCCTGCGCCCACCTCGGCGCCGAGCCCCGCCGCACGCTCATGGTCGGCGACGACCGGCGGGCCGACGGCGGGGCCGCCGCTCTGGGGTGCGCGGTGCACTTCGTGGATCACCTGCCGGTGACCGAGCGGCCGGACGGGCTGCTGCCGGTGCTGGACCTGGTGGACGAGGGCGGAAAGACCTCGGCGTCCGGCTGA
- a CDS encoding TetR/AcrR family transcriptional regulator: MSPRSASVNEELRRRSRERLLQAAVEVVSEHGYEATTLGDIADRAGSARGLVSYYFPGKRQLVQSAVHRLMNRTLEEALEREPRTEDGRERLARAIDAILGLARDRPVLMRQHMAGLLQAEGFLPCPEQRRLAELLRDTVARNGSQDPDADYPMLRALLMGSVYAALVPGVPMPLPVLRAELFKRYRLDWELGVPPDTEAASGGTGDTDLSRFFATGAAPECDPEGQSK; encoded by the coding sequence ATGTCCCCGCGCAGCGCGTCGGTCAATGAAGAATTGCGGCGGCGATCCCGCGAGCGGCTGCTGCAGGCGGCGGTCGAGGTGGTCAGCGAGCACGGGTACGAGGCGACGACACTCGGCGACATCGCGGACCGGGCCGGCTCCGCGCGGGGACTGGTGTCGTACTACTTCCCCGGCAAGCGCCAGCTGGTGCAGTCCGCCGTGCACCGGCTGATGAACCGCACGCTGGAGGAGGCGCTGGAGCGGGAGCCGCGCACCGAGGACGGCCGAGAGCGGCTGGCACGGGCCATCGACGCGATCCTGGGCCTGGCCCGGGACCGTCCGGTGCTGATGCGTCAGCACATGGCGGGGCTGCTCCAGGCCGAGGGGTTCCTGCCGTGTCCGGAACAGCGGCGCCTGGCCGAGCTGCTGCGGGACACCGTCGCACGCAACGGCTCGCAGGATCCCGACGCCGACTACCCCATGCTGCGGGCCCTGTTGATGGGCTCGGTCTACGCCGCGCTGGTGCCGGGCGTGCCGATGCCGCTGCCGGTACTGCGCGCCGAACTGTTCAAACGCTACCGGCTGGACTGGGAGTTGGGAGTCCCGCCGGACACCGAGGCGGCGTCCGGCGGGACGGGCGACACGGATCTGTCGCGGTTCTTCGCGACCGGGGCCGCACCGGAGTGCGACCCTGAGGGTCAGTCGAAGTAG
- a CDS encoding phosphatase PAP2 family protein: MHSPPVDAPPSPPDHRTAVRAAGVLGVCSVLLLTLVAVRWRPLMSFDGDIADTTHRWAVEESGLTHAFRILTDWVWDPWTMRLLCAVVVVWLVWRRSAWWTAGWLAVTCAVGTLIQQSLKAAVDRPRPVWPDPVDTAHFAAYPSGHAMTATVVLGLLLWLLHHHGVGGALWRTALTLSVVSVLGVGLTRIWLGVHWTTDVLGGWLLGGLVVAVAVLLHGRRQP; this comes from the coding sequence ATGCACTCCCCGCCCGTCGACGCCCCGCCCAGCCCGCCGGACCACCGCACGGCAGTCCGCGCGGCCGGGGTCCTGGGCGTCTGCTCCGTACTGCTCCTCACGCTCGTCGCGGTCCGCTGGCGCCCCCTGATGAGCTTCGACGGGGACATCGCCGACACGACGCACCGGTGGGCGGTCGAGGAATCCGGGCTGACCCACGCGTTCCGCATCCTGACGGACTGGGTGTGGGACCCGTGGACGATGCGACTGCTGTGCGCGGTGGTCGTGGTGTGGCTGGTGTGGAGACGGTCGGCGTGGTGGACGGCGGGCTGGCTGGCGGTCACGTGCGCGGTCGGCACGCTGATCCAGCAGTCCCTCAAGGCGGCCGTGGACCGCCCCCGCCCGGTCTGGCCGGACCCGGTCGACACGGCCCACTTCGCGGCGTACCCCTCCGGCCACGCCATGACGGCCACGGTCGTCCTGGGCCTCCTGCTGTGGCTCCTGCACCACCACGGCGTGGGCGGCGCCCTGTGGCGCACCGCCCTCACCCTCTCCGTCGTCTCCGTCCTGGGCGTCGGCCTCACCCGCATCTGGCTGGGCGTCCACTGGACCACGGACGTCCTCGGCGGCTGGCTGCTCGGGGGCCTGGTGGTGGCGGTGGCGGTACTGCTGCACGGGCGTCGACAGCCGTGA
- a CDS encoding FAD-dependent oxidoreductase produces MLRVAVVGSGPSGCYTAQSLVQLDPAVYVDVLDRLPCPYGLVRYGVAPDHEKIKSLQNNLRTVLEHERVRFLGGVRIGTAGVPTARLRELYHAVVYCVGAATDRHLGIPGEDLPGSFSATQFVSWYSAHPDAVDDGFVRAARSAVVIGVGNVAVDVTRMLARGAAELSPTDMPQPALTALTASRVTDVHMVGRRGPSQARFTTKELRELAGLPDTQVEVGRDELALDPAYLDPADLPAAQRRNVEVLRGWAESPPTETPRRIHLRFFLRPVELLAEAGRVAAVRFERTAPDGHGGVTGTGQYEEIEAQLVLRSVGYRGVPLEGLPFDEQNGTVPHLAGRVLREGVVAPGEYVAGWIKRGPTGVIGTNRPCAKETVTSLLEDADILVREERRGDPLEALRAEGAEPVEWPGWQSIERAEAELGASLGRTVVKLPDWQSLMTAARGQGS; encoded by the coding sequence GTGCTTCGTGTCGCCGTCGTCGGCTCCGGGCCGAGCGGGTGCTACACCGCCCAGAGCCTCGTCCAGCTGGACCCCGCCGTGTACGTGGACGTCCTGGACCGTCTGCCGTGCCCGTACGGACTCGTCCGCTACGGCGTGGCCCCCGACCACGAGAAGATCAAGTCCCTCCAGAACAACCTGCGCACGGTCCTGGAGCACGAGCGGGTCCGCTTCCTCGGCGGCGTCAGGATCGGCACCGCCGGAGTGCCGACCGCCCGGCTGCGGGAGCTGTACCACGCCGTCGTGTACTGCGTGGGCGCGGCGACCGACCGGCACCTCGGCATCCCCGGCGAGGACCTCCCGGGCAGCTTCTCGGCGACCCAGTTCGTGTCCTGGTACAGCGCCCATCCGGACGCCGTCGACGACGGTTTCGTCCGCGCGGCCCGCTCGGCGGTCGTGATCGGCGTGGGGAACGTCGCCGTCGACGTGACCCGGATGCTGGCCCGCGGCGCCGCCGAACTGAGCCCCACGGACATGCCCCAGCCGGCCCTCACCGCACTGACGGCGAGCCGGGTGACGGACGTCCACATGGTCGGCCGCCGCGGCCCCTCCCAGGCCCGCTTCACCACCAAGGAGCTGCGCGAGCTGGCCGGACTCCCGGACACGCAAGTAGAGGTCGGCCGCGATGAGTTGGCCCTCGACCCGGCCTACCTGGACCCAGCGGACCTGCCCGCCGCCCAGCGCCGCAACGTGGAGGTGCTGCGGGGCTGGGCCGAGTCCCCGCCGACCGAGACTCCGCGCCGCATCCACCTCCGGTTCTTCCTTCGCCCCGTCGAACTCCTCGCCGAGGCGGGGCGGGTGGCCGCGGTGCGCTTCGAACGAACGGCACCGGACGGCCACGGCGGCGTCACCGGAACAGGCCAGTACGAGGAGATCGAGGCCCAGTTGGTGCTGCGCTCGGTGGGCTACCGCGGGGTCCCCCTGGAGGGCCTGCCGTTCGACGAGCAGAACGGCACGGTCCCCCATCTCGCCGGCCGCGTCCTGCGCGAGGGCGTGGTGGCGCCGGGTGAGTACGTGGCCGGCTGGATCAAGCGGGGCCCCACGGGAGTCATCGGCACGAACCGTCCGTGCGCGAAGGAGACGGTGACGTCGCTGCTGGAGGACGCCGACATCCTCGTACGCGAGGAGAGGCGGGGGGATCCGCTGGAGGCGTTGCGGGCCGAGGGGGCGGAGCCGGTGGAGTGGCCGGGCTGGCAGTCGATCGAGCGGGCAGAGGCGGAGTTGGGGGCGTCGCTGGGCCGGACGGTTGTGAAACTCCCCGATTGGCAGTCCCTCATGACCGCCGCCCGCGGCCAAGGCTCTTAG
- a CDS encoding M56 family metallopeptidase: MMVPAALLLLGALTAVVAPRLLARSDWPDREPVVALWVWQCAVAAVLLCCALSMTLSAAAAWQAVRGHVFAPAPRAVVEAYALGAGGTWAATTAVALALGGVWSAAMLVREVARARARRRLRRAELLVRAPLLPGEESGTSRLVVLEGERPDAWWLSGPAPQLVVTTAALRRLKGRQLDALLAHEEGHAQARHDWLLHCSSALAGGFPQVPVFAAFRDEMHRLVELAADDMASRRFGRLTTALALVELNEDRGVFGPGPTPHAHVPQRVHRLLTPPDRLPATRRLGLTATAALVPMVPLLVAFVPGLRALGWGG; this comes from the coding sequence ATGATGGTCCCCGCGGCACTGTTGCTGCTCGGCGCCCTGACCGCCGTAGTCGCCCCTCGGCTGCTCGCCCGGTCCGACTGGCCGGACCGCGAACCGGTGGTCGCGCTGTGGGTGTGGCAGTGCGCGGTGGCGGCCGTCCTCCTGTGCTGCGCCCTGTCGATGACACTGAGCGCGGCGGCGGCCTGGCAGGCGGTACGCGGTCACGTCTTCGCGCCGGCGCCGCGCGCGGTGGTGGAGGCCTACGCGCTCGGGGCGGGCGGCACCTGGGCGGCGACAACGGCCGTGGCGCTGGCGCTCGGTGGGGTGTGGAGCGCGGCGATGCTGGTGCGTGAGGTCGCCCGGGCGCGGGCGCGGCGTCGGCTGCGCCGGGCCGAACTCCTGGTGCGGGCCCCGCTGTTGCCCGGCGAGGAGAGCGGCACCAGTCGTCTCGTGGTCCTTGAGGGTGAGCGCCCGGACGCCTGGTGGCTGTCGGGTCCGGCACCTCAACTGGTCGTCACCACGGCCGCGTTGCGGCGCCTGAAGGGCCGTCAGCTCGATGCCCTGCTGGCCCATGAGGAGGGGCACGCGCAGGCTCGGCACGACTGGCTGCTGCACTGCTCGTCGGCGTTGGCGGGCGGGTTTCCGCAGGTGCCGGTGTTCGCCGCGTTCCGCGACGAGATGCACCGGCTGGTCGAACTCGCCGCGGACGACATGGCGTCCCGCCGCTTCGGCCGGTTGACCACGGCGCTGGCGCTGGTGGAACTCAACGAGGACCGGGGCGTGTTCGGGCCCGGCCCGACCCCGCACGCCCATGTCCCCCAGCGGGTCCACCGCCTCCTCACGCCCCCGGACCGGCTGCCGGCCACCCGCCGCCTCGGCCTGACGGCGACGGCGGCGCTGGTGCCGATGGTGCCGCTCCTTGTGGCGTTCGTACCCGGGTTGCGCGCGCTGGGCTGGGGCGGCTGA
- a CDS encoding MarR family winged helix-turn-helix transcriptional regulator: MTAPNGRQADATGGDTVSAVVRQWQAVHPGLDTGPMEIIGRVNRCAALLQQAEDAPLRRAGLSRPEFDLLGALRRTGHELTPGDLARETFSSGAAVTKRLKQLTERGLVERRGDTRDRRVAHLRLTDAGREIVDGILPEQLAYETAVLSVLDPHRQGELAGLLGELLGQLEGRLGALRA; this comes from the coding sequence ATGACGGCACCGAACGGACGGCAGGCGGACGCGACCGGGGGCGACACCGTCTCCGCGGTCGTCCGGCAGTGGCAGGCCGTCCACCCCGGTCTCGACACCGGCCCCATGGAGATCATCGGCCGCGTCAACCGCTGCGCCGCCCTCCTCCAGCAGGCCGAGGACGCCCCGCTGCGCCGGGCCGGACTCAGCCGCCCGGAGTTCGACCTGCTCGGCGCGCTGCGCCGCACCGGGCACGAGCTGACCCCGGGCGACCTGGCCCGCGAGACCTTCTCCTCCGGTGCCGCGGTCACCAAGCGCCTCAAGCAGCTGACCGAGCGCGGCCTGGTCGAACGCCGCGGGGACACCCGGGACCGCCGCGTCGCCCACCTCCGCCTCACGGACGCGGGCCGGGAGATCGTCGACGGCATCCTGCCCGAGCAACTCGCCTACGAGACGGCCGTACTGTCCGTTCTCGACCCGCACCGCCAGGGCGAACTCGCCGGGCTGCTCGGCGAGTTGCTCGGGCAGTTGGAGGGCCGGCTGGGGGCGCTGCGTGCCTGA
- a CDS encoding DUF6214 family protein, which translates to MSVWPAWEVQEGEGATSWFHVRLAFTDGARVDLLAVVADGCASLEDVRAQPALSLDDLAVLADWIEGPLFEACGLGPVAEEEGEPGVARRARPAWPRGVEGRWLVAQEYRAAQEEGVDPVLAVMCATGHSRRKSLRMIAQARDAGYLTPRHARR; encoded by the coding sequence GTGTCCGTCTGGCCCGCGTGGGAAGTGCAGGAGGGTGAGGGCGCCACCTCGTGGTTCCATGTCCGGCTGGCGTTCACCGACGGCGCCCGGGTCGATCTGCTGGCCGTGGTGGCGGACGGCTGCGCCTCCCTGGAGGACGTGCGCGCCCAGCCGGCGCTCTCCCTCGACGACCTCGCGGTCCTCGCCGACTGGATCGAGGGCCCGCTCTTCGAGGCGTGCGGCCTCGGACCGGTGGCGGAGGAGGAGGGGGAGCCGGGCGTCGCGCGGCGGGCCCGGCCCGCGTGGCCGCGGGGTGTCGAGGGGCGGTGGCTCGTCGCGCAGGAGTACCGGGCGGCCCAGGAGGAGGGCGTCGACCCGGTGCTCGCGGTGATGTGCGCGACCGGGCACAGCCGCCGCAAGTCGCTCAGGATGATCGCGCAGGCGCGTGACGCGGGCTATCTGACGCCACGTCACGCGCGCCGCTGA